Proteins from one Alysiella filiformis genomic window:
- the hda gene encoding DnaA regulatory inactivator Hda translates to MNQLSLDFDEPAYPRFDKLLGTANAELIYILQQEHDQFLYIWGEQGSGKSHILQAWVGQAWQNGSRAVYIDAAQHTLGDEVMHADYVAIDQIEKLNRKEQTVLFNLFNQFRNTRRGHLLLSADVPPVKLNSKLRDDLRTRLAYCLSYEVKSLSKQEKIDALNNMAKTRQLNIDPSIYEYLLEHWRQDMDSLLCMFNDLANYSINLGKPITLPLLRKLLKEQEQH, encoded by the coding sequence GTGAACCAACTTTCCCTTGATTTTGACGAACCCGCTTATCCCCGTTTTGATAAATTGCTCGGCACAGCCAATGCCGAGTTAATTTACATTTTGCAACAAGAACATGACCAGTTTTTGTACATTTGGGGCGAGCAGGGTTCTGGCAAAAGCCATATTTTGCAAGCATGGGTGGGACAGGCTTGGCAAAATGGCAGCCGCGCCGTTTACATTGATGCCGCGCAGCACACTTTGGGCGATGAAGTGATGCACGCCGATTATGTTGCCATAGACCAAATTGAAAAACTCAACCGCAAAGAACAAACTGTTTTGTTCAATTTATTCAATCAGTTCCGCAATACGCGCAGGGGGCATTTGCTGTTGAGTGCCGATGTGCCGCCTGTAAAATTGAACAGCAAATTGCGCGATGATTTGCGGACACGTTTGGCATATTGTTTGTCGTATGAAGTTAAATCTTTGAGTAAGCAGGAAAAAATTGACGCACTCAACAATATGGCAAAAACGCGCCAACTGAATATTGACCCCAGCATTTACGAATATTTATTGGAACATTGGCGGCAGGATATGGACAGTTTATTGTGTATGTTCAATGATTTAGCCAATTATTCCATCAATTTGGGCAAGCCGATTACCTTGCCCCTGTTGCGCAAACTGTTGAAAGAACAGGAACAACATTGA
- a CDS encoding SCO family protein, translating to MQWRLLCLAVCLLTACQPESVSPQKSASPAVSAARLPSDVAGSDVRQEKMGGDFTLSNALGQAFALSSLKGKVVLLAFGFTHCPDVCPSELLVYSEALKQLGTQADDVAVVFVSIDPQRDTPDLIGRYVQQFHPKFIGLTATGSQDLESVKKQYRIVAAKTEVKSATAYNMDHTSGAYILDKQGKVVLFEPYGLNATQIAGDLRSVLKGFEK from the coding sequence ATGCAATGGCGATTATTGTGCTTGGCGGTGTGTTTATTGACCGCTTGCCAGCCTGAAAGCGTATCCCCACAAAAATCGGCATCGCCTGCGGTGTCGGCGGCTCGGTTGCCCAGCGATGTGGCTGGCAGCGATGTGCGACAAGAAAAAATGGGCGGCGATTTCACTTTGAGCAATGCTTTGGGGCAAGCATTTGCGTTGAGCAGCCTGAAAGGTAAGGTGGTGCTGTTGGCGTTTGGCTTTACGCATTGCCCCGATGTTTGCCCCAGCGAATTGCTGGTGTACAGCGAAGCCTTAAAACAGCTTGGGACGCAAGCCGATGATGTGGCGGTGGTGTTTGTGAGCATAGACCCGCAACGCGATACGCCTGATTTAATTGGGCGTTATGTGCAACAATTTCACCCCAAATTCATCGGCTTAACGGCAACAGGCAGCCAAGACCTTGAAAGTGTGAAAAAACAGTATCGCATTGTGGCGGCAAAAACCGAAGTGAAATCGGCAACGGCTTACAATATGGACCACACTTCGGGGGCGTATATTTTGGATAAACAGGGTAAGGTGGTGTTGTTTGAGCCTTATGGCTTGAACGCGACCCAAATTGCGGGCGATTTGCGCTCGGTATTGAAAGGTTTTGAAAAATGA
- the hisG gene encoding ATP phosphoribosyltransferase, translating to MNHLTIALSKGRIFDETLPLLAAADIVPAENPESSRKLIIETNHDNIRLVIVRASDVPTYVQYGAADFGIAGKDVLIEHGGEGLYQPLDLKIAACKMMVAVREGFDYQAAAQAGSRLRVATKYPNIAAAHFAAKGVHVDIIKLYGSMELAPLVGLSDAIVDLVSTGSTLRANRLQAVEHIVDISSRLVVNKAALKTKHDLIEPIIQTFAKAIV from the coding sequence ATGAATCATTTAACCATTGCTTTGTCAAAAGGGCGGATTTTTGATGAAACTTTGCCCTTGTTGGCGGCGGCAGACATTGTGCCTGCGGAAAACCCCGAATCATCGCGCAAATTGATTATTGAAACCAACCACGACAACATTCGTTTGGTGATTGTGCGTGCCAGCGATGTGCCAACTTATGTGCAATATGGTGCGGCGGATTTTGGCATTGCGGGCAAAGATGTGTTGATTGAACATGGTGGCGAAGGTTTGTATCAGCCATTGGATTTGAAAATTGCTGCCTGTAAAATGATGGTGGCGGTGCGTGAAGGCTTTGATTATCAGGCAGCCGCCCAAGCTGGTAGCCGTTTGCGCGTGGCAACGAAATACCCCAACATTGCGGCGGCGCATTTTGCGGCAAAAGGGGTGCATGTGGACATCATCAAATTGTATGGCTCTATGGAGCTTGCGCCTTTGGTGGGTTTGAGCGATGCGATTGTGGATTTGGTTTCCACAGGCAGTACTTTGCGGGCGAATCGTTTGCAAGCGGTTGAACACATTGTGGATATTTCCAGCCGTTTGGTGGTGAACAAGGCGGCGTTGAAAACGAAACACGATTTGATTGAGCCGATTATTCAAACCTTTGCCAAGGCGATTGTGTGA